Proteins from a single region of Pseudomonas sp. BSw22131:
- a CDS encoding FxsA family protein, translated as MRVFLFLFLLFPVLELFVLVKVGMSIGFLATFLLVVAGSMLGVFVIRVAGFATAMRAREALARGELPAQQMMDGLMMTVGGGLLLLPGFISDVLGLICLMPFTRKALVAKVRKRAEDQAMRQRAFADDPLAGGPSQPGPGRTGARKPEVIEGEVIEGEFEHRDK; from the coding sequence ATGCGTGTTTTTCTGTTTCTTTTTTTGCTTTTTCCGGTGCTTGAGCTGTTCGTACTGGTGAAAGTCGGGATGTCTATCGGCTTCCTGGCGACGTTCCTATTGGTCGTCGCAGGGTCCATGCTGGGTGTGTTCGTGATCCGCGTTGCCGGGTTCGCGACCGCGATGCGTGCCCGCGAAGCGCTGGCGCGTGGTGAACTGCCGGCGCAGCAAATGATGGACGGGTTGATGATGACGGTCGGCGGCGGTCTGCTGCTGTTGCCAGGGTTCATCAGCGACGTGTTGGGCCTGATTTGCCTGATGCCGTTTACCCGCAAGGCGCTGGTCGCGAAAGTGCGTAAGCGCGCTGAAGATCAGGCCATGCGCCAGCGCGCCTTTGCCGACGATCCCCTGGCCGGCGGACCTTCACAGCCAGGCCCTGGCCGAACTGGAGCGCGCAAGCCCGAGGTGATCGAAGGCGAAGTGATCGAAGGCGAGTTCGAACATCGCGATAAGTGA
- a CDS encoding co-chaperone GroES, translating into MKLRPLHDRVVIRRSEEETKTAGGIVLPGSAAEKPNRGEILAVGTGRVLDNGEVRALAVKVGDKVVFGPYSGSNTVKVDGEDLLVMSENEILAVVEG; encoded by the coding sequence ATGAAGCTTCGTCCTCTGCATGACCGCGTCGTAATCCGTCGCAGCGAAGAAGAAACCAAAACTGCTGGCGGTATCGTTCTGCCGGGCTCGGCCGCTGAAAAGCCAAACCGTGGCGAGATCCTCGCTGTCGGTACTGGTCGCGTGCTGGACAACGGTGAAGTCCGCGCGCTGGCCGTGAAAGTGGGTGACAAAGTGGTGTTCGGCCCTTACTCCGGCAGCAACACTGTGAAAGTAGACGGCGAAGACCTGTTGGTGATGAGCGAGAACGAAATTCTCGCAGTCGTCGAAGGCTAA
- a CDS encoding MGMT family protein: MSEQSTPAGDLTGQSPAEARQSALYLTLHQVPEGKVVSYGQLADLAGLGRAARLVGRTLSQLPDGSSLPWHRVVGAGGKLSLMPGTLSGDEQRARLRAEGVNIRNNRVDMLLHGWRPTEHNG, translated from the coding sequence GTGAGTGAACAGTCGACGCCAGCCGGCGACCTCACCGGCCAGTCACCCGCAGAGGCCCGTCAATCGGCGCTCTATCTGACATTGCATCAGGTACCTGAAGGCAAAGTCGTGAGTTATGGGCAGTTGGCTGACCTTGCAGGTTTAGGACGGGCGGCGCGCCTGGTCGGGCGAACGCTTAGCCAGCTGCCAGACGGTTCAAGCTTGCCGTGGCACCGGGTCGTCGGGGCGGGTGGCAAGCTGAGCCTGATGCCCGGAACGCTCTCCGGGGATGAACAGCGCGCGCGCCTGAGGGCAGAGGGCGTGAACATACGTAACAATCGGGTAGATATGCTGCTCCATGGCTGGCGCCCGACAGAGCACAACGGTTAG
- a CDS encoding sensor histidine kinase, producing the protein MPLRQRLENLPVGQKLLAALLVLLTTVLVVANLTFISAAYYISQEAMAPQALQTIGRLISNPSLSAQALSSPANGQSLLKELKNYGPLRAAALYDTDGNRLAQVQQGEKLTLPDHFRNLETWRITEFRNTQVIPVPKPGSAPGHLLLVASSELPTAFYTGTLTASLGILIFSVLLWAGVARQIRRFITEPIYQLEDLSRRVTREENYALRAEPGNQDEIGSLAEAFNTMLSRMEAREQQLKRARDESQDAYDQAQGLAEETRHTNRKLELEVQVRSKIEKKLTGFQNYLNSIIDSMPSALIALDEQLYVTQWNQEAGALSGTPLDEALNQPIFLAFPPMKSFLPQIKQTVERHTVTKIERVTWVKAEESRHYALTFYPLTGGAGRGAVIRIDDITQRLSLEEMMVQSEKMLSVGGLAAGMAHEINNPLGAILHNVQNIRRRLSPELPKNLEQAEQDGIELQAVNQYLNAREVPKLLDGIQQAGARAAKIVSHMLSFSRRSNREMAPCDLPALIDQAVDIASNDFDLTIGFDFKGQNISRQFDPELGPVPGTANELEQVLLNLLKNAAQAIHQRPEDSEPGRITLRTRLNPPWAEIQVEDNGIGMSESVRKRTFEPFFTTKEIGQGTGLGLSVSYFIITNNHKGQMEVHSTLGQGTCFTLRLPLADSQVSVPAQVISAI; encoded by the coding sequence ATGCCATTGCGCCAACGCCTGGAAAATCTGCCGGTCGGCCAAAAGCTCCTGGCGGCACTGCTGGTGCTGCTGACCACCGTGCTGGTGGTCGCGAACCTGACATTCATCAGCGCCGCGTATTACATCTCTCAAGAAGCGATGGCGCCCCAAGCGCTGCAAACCATTGGCCGGCTCATCAGCAACCCGAGTTTGTCTGCGCAGGCGCTCTCCTCGCCTGCCAACGGCCAGTCACTGCTCAAGGAACTGAAAAACTACGGTCCGTTACGTGCCGCCGCCCTTTACGACACCGATGGCAACCGTCTGGCGCAGGTCCAGCAGGGGGAAAAACTCACGCTGCCTGACCATTTTCGAAACCTGGAAACGTGGCGAATTACTGAGTTTCGTAACACCCAGGTAATCCCGGTGCCCAAACCCGGCAGCGCGCCGGGGCATTTGTTGCTGGTGGCGAGCAGTGAACTGCCCACCGCTTTCTACACCGGCACGCTTACCGCCAGCCTTGGCATTCTGATTTTCAGTGTGCTGCTCTGGGCCGGTGTCGCTCGGCAGATCCGCCGATTCATCACCGAGCCCATCTATCAGCTCGAAGACCTGTCGCGCCGCGTCACGCGTGAAGAGAATTACGCCTTGCGCGCAGAGCCGGGCAATCAGGACGAGATCGGCAGTCTGGCCGAGGCCTTCAATACCATGCTGTCGCGTATGGAGGCCCGGGAACAGCAGCTCAAGCGGGCTCGCGATGAATCCCAGGATGCTTACGACCAGGCACAAGGACTGGCCGAGGAAACCCGTCACACCAACCGCAAACTGGAACTGGAAGTCCAGGTGCGCAGCAAGATCGAGAAAAAGCTCACGGGCTTTCAGAACTACCTCAACAGCATCATCGATTCCATGCCTTCGGCACTGATCGCGCTGGATGAACAGCTCTACGTCACGCAGTGGAACCAGGAGGCCGGGGCGCTTTCCGGTACGCCGCTGGACGAAGCGCTCAATCAGCCGATCTTTCTGGCCTTCCCGCCGATGAAGTCCTTTTTGCCGCAGATCAAGCAGACCGTCGAACGCCACACAGTGACCAAGATCGAGCGCGTCACGTGGGTCAAGGCCGAAGAGTCGCGTCATTACGCCTTGACCTTCTACCCTCTCACGGGTGGCGCCGGGCGCGGTGCCGTGATTCGGATCGACGACATCACCCAGCGTTTGTCGCTTGAGGAAATGATGGTCCAGTCCGAGAAGATGCTGTCTGTCGGCGGCCTCGCGGCGGGCATGGCGCACGAGATCAACAACCCCTTGGGCGCCATCCTGCACAACGTGCAGAACATTCGTCGGCGCCTGTCGCCCGAGCTACCGAAGAACCTTGAGCAGGCCGAGCAAGATGGCATCGAGCTGCAGGCCGTCAATCAGTACCTCAATGCGAGGGAAGTGCCCAAGCTGCTCGACGGCATTCAACAGGCAGGCGCCCGCGCTGCGAAAATCGTCAGCCACATGCTCAGTTTCAGCCGTCGCAGTAACCGGGAAATGGCACCGTGTGATCTACCCGCGCTGATTGATCAGGCAGTGGACATCGCCAGCAACGACTTTGACCTGACCATCGGATTTGACTTCAAGGGACAGAACATCAGCCGCCAGTTCGATCCAGAACTCGGACCCGTTCCCGGCACGGCCAACGAACTGGAACAAGTGCTGCTGAACCTGCTCAAGAATGCTGCACAGGCCATCCACCAGCGGCCCGAGGATAGCGAGCCAGGCCGGATTACCCTGCGCACCCGACTGAACCCGCCATGGGCGGAAATTCAGGTGGAGGACAACGGTATCGGCATGTCGGAAAGCGTGCGCAAGCGAACATTCGAGCCTTTTTTCACCACCAAGGAAATCGGTCAGGGCACGGGCCTGGGACTTTCGGTGTCGTACTTCATCATCACCAACAACCACAAGGGCCAGATGGAGGTTCACTCCACGCTGGGCCAAGGCACGTGTTTCACCTTGCGACTGCCGCTTGCAGACAGTCAGGTCAGCGTCCCCGCGCAAGTGATCAGTGCGATTTAG
- a CDS encoding HugZ family pyridoxamine 5'-phosphate oxidase yields MSAKASRQARELLLEEYRGVLSTHSKSMPGFPFGSVVPYCLDDHGRPLILISRIAQHTHNLLLDDKCSLLVGEREAPDVQAVGRVTVMAHAVKVTDEAAIEAAAQRYYRYFPESASYHSAHDFDFWVLAPVRYRFIGGFGAIHWLDDVTLANPFAGAAETSMVEHMNEDHTKAISHYVQLAGLPSHEPATLVGIDSEGMHLRIGHGLHWLGFAEPCNTPTQVRQALVQMAHAEKWPTVEPVEA; encoded by the coding sequence ATGAGCGCCAAAGCTTCCCGGCAAGCCCGAGAACTTTTGCTTGAGGAATACCGCGGAGTCCTTTCGACCCATTCCAAGTCGATGCCGGGTTTTCCGTTCGGCTCGGTAGTGCCATATTGCCTGGATGACCACGGCCGCCCGTTGATCCTCATCAGCCGAATCGCTCAACACACCCATAACCTGCTGCTCGACGATAAATGTTCGCTGCTGGTGGGTGAGCGTGAGGCGCCGGATGTCCAGGCCGTTGGCCGCGTAACGGTCATGGCGCACGCCGTGAAGGTCACTGACGAAGCGGCCATCGAAGCCGCTGCCCAGCGTTACTACCGCTATTTCCCGGAGTCGGCCAGCTACCACAGCGCGCACGATTTTGATTTCTGGGTGCTGGCGCCGGTGCGCTATCGCTTCATTGGCGGATTTGGCGCGATCCACTGGCTGGACGACGTGACGCTGGCCAATCCGTTTGCCGGTGCCGCCGAAACCAGTATGGTCGAGCACATGAATGAAGATCACACCAAAGCCATTTCGCACTACGTTCAACTCGCCGGACTGCCCAGCCACGAGCCTGCGACTCTGGTCGGTATCGACAGTGAAGGGATGCACCTGCGTATTGGTCACGGCCTTCACTGGTTAGGCTTTGCAGAGCCCTGTAATACTCCGACACAAGTGCGCCAGGCCTTGGTGCAAATGGCTCACGCTGAAAAATGGCCCACTGTTGAGCCGGTAGAGGCTTGA
- a CDS encoding mechanosensitive ion channel family protein, which produces MELNLENQVDHLVKASQAWIPMIMEYGSRVVLALVTLTVGWWLINRLTGKIGALLALRHADLALQGFISTLANVILKILLIVSVASMIGVETTSFVAAIGAAGLAIGLALQGSLANFAGGVLILLFRPFRIGDWIEAQGVSGTVDSIQIFHTVLRTGDNKTVILPNGNLSNGIITNANRQPTRKITFDVGVDYEADLKQAMQVLMDMADDPRVLQDPAPQAVVAALGDSAITVSLRVWTKTGDFGEVYNRFNAEARDRLRAANIDIPFPQRVIRVVQEDAVAK; this is translated from the coding sequence ATGGAGTTGAACCTGGAAAATCAGGTGGATCATCTGGTCAAGGCCTCCCAGGCCTGGATCCCGATGATCATGGAATACGGCAGCCGTGTGGTGCTGGCTTTGGTGACGTTGACCGTCGGTTGGTGGCTTATCAACCGGCTGACCGGCAAGATCGGGGCGTTATTGGCGTTGCGTCACGCTGATCTCGCGCTTCAGGGCTTCATCAGCACCTTGGCGAACGTCATTCTGAAGATCCTGCTGATCGTCAGTGTGGCCTCGATGATCGGGGTGGAAACCACGTCCTTCGTTGCCGCCATCGGTGCCGCCGGTCTGGCGATTGGTCTGGCGCTTCAAGGCAGCCTGGCGAACTTTGCGGGCGGTGTGCTGATTCTGCTGTTTCGTCCGTTTCGCATTGGCGACTGGATCGAGGCGCAAGGTGTTTCCGGCACCGTCGACAGCATTCAGATCTTCCACACCGTGCTGCGAACCGGTGACAACAAGACCGTGATCCTGCCAAACGGCAACCTGTCGAACGGGATCATCACCAACGCCAATCGTCAGCCGACCCGCAAAATCACGTTCGACGTGGGCGTGGATTACGAGGCCGATCTGAAGCAGGCGATGCAAGTGCTGATGGACATGGCCGATGACCCACGCGTGCTGCAAGATCCTGCGCCTCAGGCCGTGGTGGCTGCGCTGGGTGACAGCGCCATCACCGTCTCGCTGCGCGTCTGGACCAAGACCGGTGACTTCGGTGAAGTGTACAACCGCTTCAACGCCGAGGCTCGCGACCGCTTGCGTGCCGCCAACATAGACATCCCTTTCCCGCAGCGGGTGATTCGTGTGGTGCAGGAAGACGCTGTCGCGAAGTAA
- a CDS encoding YajQ family cyclic di-GMP-binding protein encodes MPSFDVVSELDKHEVTNAVDNAVKDLDRRYDLKGKGSFEFKEKDLAINLTAEADFQLEAMIEILKLALVKRKIDVQCLEIKDAYASGKQVKQEATLKEGIDKELAKKIVAHIKDAKLKVQAAIQGEQVRVTGKKRDDLQEAMAVLRGHEFGMPLQFNNFRD; translated from the coding sequence ATGCCCTCGTTCGACGTAGTGTCCGAACTCGATAAACACGAAGTCACGAATGCCGTCGACAACGCCGTCAAAGATCTCGACCGCCGCTACGACCTCAAAGGCAAAGGCAGCTTTGAGTTCAAGGAAAAGGACCTGGCCATCAACCTGACCGCTGAAGCTGACTTTCAGTTGGAAGCGATGATCGAGATCCTCAAGCTGGCGCTGGTCAAACGCAAGATCGACGTGCAATGCCTCGAAATCAAAGATGCCTATGCATCCGGCAAGCAGGTCAAGCAGGAGGCCACGCTCAAGGAAGGTATCGATAAGGAGCTGGCGAAGAAAATCGTCGCTCACATCAAGGACGCCAAGCTTAAGGTTCAGGCCGCGATTCAAGGCGAGCAAGTGCGCGTCACTGGCAAAAAGCGTGACGATTTGCAGGAAGCCATGGCCGTCCTGCGCGGGCACGAGTTCGGCATGCCACTGCAGTTCAACAACTTCCGCGACTGA
- a CDS encoding DUF481 domain-containing protein: MLSRTLLCLALTSASTPLLADTVWLKNGDKLTGTIKVFDGGKLLLNTKYAGDIPLDWKEIKTLESDQHLLVKQDAYNGEISKSLKAADDGKVTLANGDAPKTVDLASIQQIMKPKPIVTDLVWKGNIDAALDFQRAENDTDDYNIAFKTTATHGQWRHNAKGAYNRESQDQLTTTNNWEAEYSVDRFITDKWFWDGRITYKRDTIEDLARQRTVGTGPGYQFWDDELGAFKLGSLLNRTDFEYSDGSKDNFYSVSGTWDYNRYLIGKKVQFFTNGELGKPLSGVADYSLEGEVGLRYKVTEWASLNVKAEKDIISGSSSGDLDRTRYTAGFGVAW, translated from the coding sequence ATGCTGTCCAGAACCCTGTTGTGCCTCGCCCTTACCAGCGCTTCTACCCCTTTGCTTGCCGACACCGTTTGGTTGAAGAACGGTGACAAGCTGACGGGCACGATCAAAGTATTCGACGGCGGCAAGCTGCTGTTGAACACCAAGTACGCCGGGGATATCCCGCTGGACTGGAAAGAGATCAAAACGCTGGAAAGCGATCAGCATCTGCTGGTCAAGCAAGATGCCTATAACGGCGAAATTTCCAAATCGCTTAAAGCAGCGGACGACGGCAAGGTCACGCTGGCCAATGGTGATGCGCCCAAGACGGTCGATCTGGCGAGCATTCAGCAGATCATGAAGCCCAAGCCGATCGTCACTGATCTGGTCTGGAAGGGCAACATCGACGCTGCGCTGGACTTTCAGCGAGCGGAAAACGACACCGATGACTACAACATCGCCTTCAAGACCACAGCCACTCATGGCCAGTGGCGGCACAACGCCAAAGGCGCGTACAACCGCGAATCGCAAGACCAGTTGACCACGACCAACAACTGGGAAGCCGAATACTCGGTGGATCGTTTCATCACCGACAAATGGTTCTGGGACGGTCGAATCACTTACAAGCGCGACACCATTGAAGACCTGGCGCGCCAGCGTACGGTCGGTACAGGTCCTGGTTACCAGTTTTGGGATGACGAGCTGGGCGCTTTCAAACTGGGCTCATTACTTAACCGCACCGATTTCGAATACTCCGATGGCTCCAAGGACAATTTCTACTCCGTCTCGGGCACCTGGGATTACAACCGTTACCTGATTGGCAAGAAGGTCCAGTTCTTCACCAACGGTGAACTCGGCAAGCCGCTCAGTGGCGTAGCTGATTACAGCCTTGAGGGCGAGGTGGGCCTGCGCTACAAGGTCACTGAATGGGCATCGCTGAACGTCAAGGCCGAGAAGGACATCATCAGCGGCTCCTCCAGCGGCGATCTTGACCGGACGCGTTACACCGCAGGTTTCGGCGTCGCCTGGTAA
- the groL gene encoding chaperonin GroEL (60 kDa chaperone family; promotes refolding of misfolded polypeptides especially under stressful conditions; forms two stacked rings of heptamers to form a barrel-shaped 14mer; ends can be capped by GroES; misfolded proteins enter the barrel where they are refolded when GroES binds) yields the protein MAAKEVKFGDVGRKKMLAGVNVLADAVKATLGPKGRNVIIEKSFGAPLITKDGVSVAKEIELKDRFENMGAQLVKDVASRANDDAGDGTTTATVLAQAIVNEGLKAVAAGMNPMDLKRGIDKATIAIVAELKKLSKPCTDTKAIAQVGTISANSDNSIGDIIAEAMEKVTKDGVITVEEGTGLENELSVVEGMQFDRGYLSPYFINKPDTMVAELDSPLLLLVDKKISNIREMLPVLEAVAKAGRPLLIVAEDVEGEALATLVVNNMRGIVKVAAVKAPGFGDRRKAMLQDIAVLTGGTVISEEIGLSLETTTLEHLGNAKRVVLNKENTTIIDGAGVRTDIDGRIAQIRQQIGDTSSDYDKEKLQERLAKLSGGVAVIKVGAGSEVEMKEKKARVEDALHATRAAVEEGVVPGGGVALVRSLQAISELRGDNADQNVGIALLRRAVEAPLRQIVANSGDEPSVVVDKVKQGSGNYGYNAATGEYGDMIEMGILDPAKVTRSALQAASSIASLMITTEAMIADVVDDKGPAGGGMPDMGGMGGMGGMM from the coding sequence ATGGCTGCTAAAGAAGTTAAGTTCGGCGACGTTGGCCGTAAAAAAATGCTCGCCGGTGTGAACGTCCTGGCTGACGCAGTAAAAGCAACACTGGGGCCGAAGGGCCGTAACGTGATCATCGAGAAAAGCTTCGGCGCTCCTCTGATCACCAAAGACGGTGTTTCGGTTGCCAAAGAAATCGAACTGAAAGACCGTTTCGAAAACATGGGCGCGCAGCTGGTTAAAGACGTTGCCTCCCGTGCCAACGATGACGCTGGTGACGGTACTACCACTGCGACCGTTCTGGCTCAAGCCATCGTCAACGAAGGCCTGAAAGCCGTCGCTGCCGGCATGAACCCGATGGACCTCAAGCGCGGCATCGACAAGGCGACCATCGCTATTGTTGCCGAGCTGAAAAAGCTGTCCAAGCCTTGCACCGACACCAAAGCAATCGCTCAGGTCGGCACCATCTCGGCTAACTCCGACAATTCCATCGGCGACATCATTGCCGAAGCCATGGAGAAAGTGACCAAAGACGGCGTTATCACCGTTGAAGAAGGCACTGGTCTGGAAAACGAACTGTCGGTTGTAGAAGGCATGCAGTTCGACCGTGGCTACCTGTCCCCGTACTTCATCAACAAGCCAGACACCATGGTTGCCGAGCTCGACAGCCCGCTGCTGTTGCTGGTTGACAAGAAGATCTCGAACATCCGCGAAATGCTGCCAGTTCTGGAAGCAGTGGCCAAAGCCGGCCGTCCGCTGTTGATCGTTGCCGAAGACGTTGAAGGCGAAGCCCTGGCGACTCTGGTTGTGAACAACATGCGCGGTATCGTCAAAGTTGCAGCCGTCAAGGCTCCAGGCTTCGGCGACCGTCGCAAGGCAATGCTGCAGGACATCGCTGTTCTGACTGGCGGTACCGTTATCTCCGAAGAGATCGGCCTGAGCCTGGAAACCACTACCCTGGAACACCTGGGTAATGCCAAGCGCGTCGTTCTGAACAAAGAAAACACCACCATCATCGACGGTGCTGGCGTTCGTACCGACATCGACGGTCGTATCGCTCAGATCCGTCAGCAGATTGGTGACACTTCTTCGGACTACGACAAAGAAAAACTGCAAGAGCGTCTGGCCAAGCTGTCTGGCGGCGTTGCAGTGATCAAGGTCGGTGCTGGTTCTGAAGTTGAAATGAAAGAGAAGAAAGCCCGCGTTGAAGACGCCCTGCACGCAACCCGCGCAGCCGTTGAAGAAGGCGTGGTACCTGGCGGTGGCGTGGCATTGGTTCGCTCGCTGCAGGCAATCTCCGAGCTGCGCGGCGACAACGCTGATCAGAACGTCGGTATCGCTCTGCTGCGTCGTGCTGTTGAAGCACCTCTGCGCCAGATCGTTGCCAACTCCGGTGACGAGCCAAGCGTTGTCGTCGACAAGGTCAAGCAGGGTTCGGGTAACTACGGTTACAACGCTGCGACTGGCGAATACGGCGACATGATCGAAATGGGTATCCTGGACCCGGCTAAAGTGACTCGCTCTGCTCTGCAGGCTGCGTCCTCGATTGCCAGTCTGATGATCACCACCGAAGCGATGATCGCTGACGTGGTTGATGATAAAGGTCCAGCTGGCGGCGGCATGCCAGACATGGGCGGCATGGGTGGTATGGGCGGCATGATGTAA
- a CDS encoding AmpG family muropeptide MFS transporter: MPRKTWRAALAAYASPSTFVLLLLGFAAGMPYMLVFSTLSVWLREAGVARETIGYASLIGLAYAFKWVWSPLLDQWRLPILGRLGRRRSWLVLSQSLVILGLIGMGFCDPQQHLSWLIAIAVVVSFSSATQDIAIDAYRLEIAEDSQQATLAASYMAGYRVAALLATAGALYFAEGFGSTGFAYKHSAWTGTYVLFGLLMLPALVTTLIMREPAVPLRTQLSAARYGFAHQLASVFVLIILLVSVPAMFTQLYNTDFASVLFQGTTWKDLLMEDRAFLRAILYTILTTLCLSAVGRRGLAPVLTPINDFILRYRWQAFLLLGLIATYRMSDTVMGVMANVFYIDQGFTKDQIASVSKIFGLIMTLAGAGFGGLLIVRFGILPILFIGGVTSAATNLLFLMLADMGPNLKMLIVTISLDNFSSGLATSAFVAYLSSLTNLKFSATQYALLSSIMLLLPRLIGGYSGVMVEKLGYHNFFLVTALMGVPTLLMIALHWVQEARKGQLIEDAKALPPQTPLNDQP; encoded by the coding sequence ATGCCCCGCAAAACCTGGCGCGCCGCGCTCGCCGCATATGCCAGCCCTTCGACTTTTGTACTGCTGCTGCTGGGATTCGCCGCCGGCATGCCTTACATGTTGGTCTTCTCGACGCTTTCAGTTTGGTTGCGCGAAGCCGGTGTCGCTCGCGAAACCATCGGTTATGCCAGCCTGATCGGCCTCGCATACGCCTTTAAATGGGTGTGGTCTCCACTCCTCGACCAATGGCGGCTCCCCATACTCGGCAGGCTCGGACGTCGTCGCTCCTGGCTGGTGCTCTCGCAATCGCTGGTGATCCTCGGCCTGATCGGCATGGGCTTCTGCGACCCACAACAACATCTGTCGTGGCTGATCGCGATTGCCGTCGTGGTGTCGTTTTCCTCTGCCACACAAGACATCGCCATCGACGCCTATCGCCTGGAAATTGCTGAAGACAGCCAACAGGCGACGCTCGCGGCCAGCTACATGGCAGGCTATCGGGTCGCGGCGCTGCTGGCGACGGCAGGCGCACTGTATTTCGCCGAAGGCTTTGGCTCGACGGGTTTTGCCTACAAGCACTCGGCATGGACCGGTACTTATGTATTGTTCGGCCTATTGATGCTGCCGGCGCTGGTCACCACGCTGATCATGCGCGAACCCGCCGTTCCGTTGCGCACCCAACTGTCTGCGGCACGCTATGGATTCGCGCATCAGCTGGCTTCGGTTTTCGTGCTGATCATCCTGCTGGTGTCAGTGCCGGCAATGTTCACCCAGCTCTACAACACCGATTTCGCCAGCGTGCTGTTCCAGGGCACCACCTGGAAAGACCTGCTCATGGAGGACCGCGCATTCCTGCGGGCCATCCTTTACACCATCCTTACTACGCTGTGCCTTTCGGCAGTCGGTCGACGAGGATTGGCCCCCGTACTGACCCCCATCAACGACTTCATCCTGCGCTACCGCTGGCAGGCATTTCTGCTCCTTGGCCTGATCGCGACGTACCGCATGTCCGACACAGTCATGGGCGTCATGGCGAACGTGTTCTACATCGACCAGGGCTTTACCAAGGATCAGATCGCCAGTGTCAGCAAGATCTTCGGCCTGATCATGACCCTGGCTGGCGCCGGTTTCGGCGGTCTGCTGATCGTCCGGTTTGGGATTTTGCCGATCCTGTTCATTGGCGGCGTGACATCGGCAGCCACCAACCTGCTGTTCCTGATGCTGGCAGACATGGGGCCGAACCTGAAGATGCTGATCGTGACCATCTCGCTGGATAACTTCAGCTCGGGGCTCGCGACTTCCGCATTCGTGGCGTACCTGTCCAGCCTGACCAACCTCAAGTTTTCAGCCACACAATATGCGTTGCTCAGCTCTATCATGTTGCTGTTGCCGCGCCTGATCGGTGGTTACTCCGGGGTAATGGTCGAAAAGCTTGGCTACCACAACTTCTTCCTCGTCACCGCGCTGATGGGTGTGCCGACCCTGCTCATGATCGCCCTGCATTGGGTTCAAGAGGCGCGAAAAGGCCAGCTTATCGAAGACGCTAAGGCGCTCCCGCCACAAACGCCATTGAATGATCAGCCGTAG
- a CDS encoding putative 2-dehydropantoate 2-reductase, producing MFFALDHPQATDAMKPAIWHILGAGSLGSLWATRLHRAGLPVRLIVRDAARLAAYQAGGGLTLEHNGQRRTYPIEAQTLDSDEPIERLLVACKAYDAERAVRALTGRLAQGADVLLLQNGLGSQQAVADAVPHARCVCVSSTEGAFRDEDWSVVFAGQGFNWLGDPYDPAPPDWLNDLTASGIAHQWTPDIFARLWRKLALNCSINPLTVLHECRNGELLDHAQEVETLCAELAHLLTRCGQSEAASDLHAEVLRVIEATAANYSSMHQDVAQGRRTEISYLLGYACDVAARHHCPAPALYRLRERLIGYLKARGLRTD from the coding sequence ATGTTTTTCGCCCTCGATCATCCGCAAGCGACGGACGCCATGAAGCCTGCGATCTGGCACATCCTTGGTGCGGGTAGCCTCGGCAGCCTGTGGGCGACACGCCTGCATCGGGCCGGTTTGCCGGTGCGGCTGATCGTTCGTGATGCCGCACGACTGGCGGCGTATCAAGCGGGCGGCGGCCTGACCCTCGAACACAATGGCCAACGTCGGACTTACCCCATAGAAGCCCAGACGCTGGACAGCGATGAGCCTATCGAGCGGTTGTTGGTGGCCTGCAAGGCCTACGACGCCGAACGTGCGGTTCGTGCTCTCACGGGGCGTCTGGCGCAAGGTGCGGACGTGTTGCTGCTGCAAAACGGTCTGGGCAGCCAGCAAGCCGTCGCCGATGCTGTGCCTCATGCCCGCTGCGTCTGTGTATCGAGCACCGAAGGCGCATTTCGCGACGAAGACTGGAGCGTGGTATTTGCAGGCCAGGGTTTCAACTGGCTGGGTGATCCATATGATCCTGCGCCACCGGATTGGCTGAACGATCTGACGGCCAGCGGTATTGCACACCAATGGACCCCCGACATCTTCGCGCGTCTGTGGCGCAAGCTGGCGCTCAACTGTTCAATCAACCCGCTGACGGTGCTGCATGAATGCCGCAACGGTGAGTTGCTTGATCACGCTCAGGAGGTCGAGACATTGTGCGCTGAACTCGCCCACCTGCTGACGCGTTGCGGCCAGTCCGAAGCGGCCAGCGACCTGCATGCCGAGGTCTTGCGGGTGATTGAGGCCACCGCTGCCAATTACTCTTCGATGCATCAGGACGTAGCTCAGGGACGGCGCACCGAAATCAGTTACCTGCTGGGGTACGCCTGCGACGTTGCCGCACGGCATCACTGCCCGGCGCCTGCTTTGTATCGACTGCGTGAACGTCTCATCGGGTATTTGAAGGCTCGCGGGCTTCGCACCGACTGA